One stretch of Chiroxiphia lanceolata isolate bChiLan1 chromosome 1, bChiLan1.pri, whole genome shotgun sequence DNA includes these proteins:
- the FAM8A1 gene encoding protein FAM8A1 → MEEAAAERGRAGAGAAAMAEGGSTAGGEDNTSDNDKASATAAAASSAPPRSPPEGGGAKPLSAAEYARRVHQWLWDSYCGYLGWQGCPPALIAAAAAQPPPPNASAAAYYYSPFYLFAPPPAHAAPAGTGPRAPGAAAPAWPGAAGAVSPVPRAGSGSAAGTSGSAAPRDAGRPAGREFLIPSLAHRFIAEMVDFFILFFIKATIILSIMHLSGIKDISKFAMHYIIEEIDEDTSMEDLQKMMIVALIYRLLVCFYEIICIWGAGGATPGKFLLGLRVVTCDTSVLIAPSRVLVIPSSNVSMTTSTVRALIKNFSIASFFPAFITLLFFQHNRTAYDIVAGTIVVRRNGVR, encoded by the exons AtggaggaggcggcggcggagcgcggccgggccggcgcTGGGGCGGCGGCGATGGCGGAGGGCGGCAGCACCGCCGGGGGGGAGGACAACACCAGCGACAACGACAAAGCCAGCGCCACTGCCGCCGCCGCGTCCTCAGCGCCGCCGCGTTCCCCTCCGGAAGGCGGCGGGGCGAAGCCGCTGAGCGCGGCGGAATACGCGCGACGCGTACACCAGTGGCTGTGGGACTCGTACTGCGGGTacctgggctggcagggctgcccACCCGCCCTgatcgccgccgccgccgcgcagCCGCCCCCACCCAACGCCAGCGCCGCCGCCTACTACTACAGCCCCTTCTACCTCTTCGCTCCGCCGCCCGCACACGCGGCCCCCGCCGGGACGGGACCCCGCGCCCCCGGTGCGGCCGCCCCAGCCtggccgggggcggcgggcgcggtgTCCCCCGTGCCCAGGGCGGGCTCCGGTAGCGCCGCCGGCACCAGCGGCAGCGCTGCCCCCAGGGACGCGGGGCGGCCGGCAG GTCGGGAGTTCCTTATCCCTTCGTTGGCACACAGGTTCATAGCAGAgatggtggatttttttattctgttctttataAAGGCAACCATCATTTTAAGTATTATGCACCTCAGTGGAATAAA GGACATCTCTAAATTTGCCATGCATTATATCATAGAGGAAATAGATGAAGATACATCCATGGAAGATTTGCAGAAAATGATGATAGTAGCTCTCATCTACAGGTTATTAGTCTGCTTCTATGAG ATAATCTGTATTTGGGGAGCAGGTGGAGCAACCCCAGGGAAATTCTTGCTTGGACTGCGAGTTGTGACATGTGACACATCTGTACTTATTGCGCCCAGCCGAGTGTTAGTCATTCCATCCTCTAATGTCAGTATGACAAC GTCCACAGTACGAGCTTTGATCAAGAATTTTTCTATTGCatcattttttcctgcatttattACACTGCTGTTTTTCCAGCACAACAGAACAGCCTATGATATTGTAGCAGGAACTATTGTGGTCAGAAGAAATGGAGTCAGATGA